One genomic window of Syngnathoides biaculeatus isolate LvHL_M chromosome 13, ASM1980259v1, whole genome shotgun sequence includes the following:
- the LOC133511410 gene encoding leucine-rich repeat-containing protein 30-like — MGGKQSHGFSNKELSETSIIQGGRRSNSSDQTSLSSAAEKIRRHATVHFGYSTLSLSMRGLDDAPAELWELRDLQKLNLSMNYLCSLPPALSALDNLVVLNLWGNNLTCLPPEIGLLKKLRVLFACRNRLSEVPEELGSCTCLEVLSLANNQISALPGSLAAMRSLTKLNLSHNRISHIPTCVYRMKGLVFLHLACNRLETIADQIQDLVNLKILIVEGNSIHTLPKTLCFLESLELLNVDFNELQNVPVEMYLLIRLRRLACHPLDKGLHIIHNPLLKPIKEVLQGGLSSLYNYLKPT; from the coding sequence ATGGGCGGGAAGCAATCTCATGGGTTCTCCAACAAGGAGCTGAGCGAGACCAGCATAATACAAGGAGGCCGGAGAAGCAACAGCAGCGACCAGACCAGCCTGTCCTCAGCCGCGGAGAAAATCCGCAGACACGCTACGGTACACTTTGGTTACAGCACCCTGAGCCTGTCCATGCGTGGTCTTGATGATGCCCCGGCCGAACTGTGGGAGCTGCGCGATCTCCAAAAGCTCAACCTCTCTATGAACTACCTCTGCTCGCTACCACCAGCCCTCAGTGCCCTGGACAACCTTGTGGTGCTTAACCTGTGGGGCAACAACCTCACATGCCTGCCACCCGAAATTGGCCTCCTGAAGAAGCTCCGTGTGCTCTTCGCCTGTCGCAACCGCCTGAGCGAGGTCCCAGAGGAGCTCGGCTCCTGCACCTGTCTGGAGGTGCTCAGCCTGGCCAACAACCAGATTAGCGCCCTGCCTGGTAGTTTGGCAGCCATGCGTAGCTTGACCAAGCTCAACCTAAGCCACAACCGCATCAGCCACATCCCTACTTGTGTCTACAGGATGAAGGGGCTGGTCTTCCTCCACCTGGCTTGCAACCGCCTGGAGACCATCGCCGACCAGATCCAGGACCTGGTCAATCTCAAGATCCTTATCGTGGAAGGGAACAGCATCCACACACTTCCCAAGACCCTGTGCTTCCTTGAGTCCTTAGAGCTCCTCAATGTGGACTTCAATGAACTGCAAAACGTGCCGGTGGAGATGTACTTGTTGATCAGGCTCAGGAGGTTGGCTTGCCACCCTTTGGACAAGGGTCTCCATATTATCCATAACCCCCTGCTCAAGCCCATCAAGGAGGTACTGCAAGGAGGACTAAGCTCCCTGTATAACTACCTCAAACCAACGTGA